The Coleofasciculus sp. FACHB-1120 region GAGATTCACCCGCGTCAGTAGCAAAATATAAGCAAACGCCCCTAAACCATAGCAAGCCAGACCTGCTAGAAGTTCTGGTGTACTGAGAATGCTCAAAAGATGACCGATCCAATTATCTACATTGACTCTGCCTAACTTCAAAGCTCCAGCTTTGAGCAAAAATTGCCCTGCAACGCTCGCTAGGATCGAAATCAGGAATAATCCAAATTCTGGTGAATTCACAGAAATATCAATAAAGTGAGGAGATCCGTCTATAAGTTTACAGCCATCCGAGGCAGAGCCAGAGCTAGAATCGACTCAAAGCGATCGCAACGTAAATTCAAGTAAATCAGAGTGTTATGACGAGCGTACTTCAATCTCCCTATACCAGCGAGCAAATGGCGGTTTGGATACGCGGCTTGCTAATGGTTGCCTGGGCAGACGGCAATTTTGACGCCGAAGAACAGAAATTAATTTCATCGTTGACTCAGAACGAAATAGCGCCAACAATGGATTTGGGGTCGATCGAACCGATTACGGCTGATGAATTAGCAGCGGCTTTTAAGGAAGACCCCAGAGGCGCAGAAGATTTCCTACGTACCGCTGTTATGGTGGCAGTCGCAGATGGCGTTTATTCCGTCAGCGAGGATGAATTGCTATTCCAGTTTTGTGAGGCATTAGGACAGCAGCCAAAGGCGCTTTCATTGCTGCGGCAAACGCTGATTCCGACGCCGGAAAGCGAGATTTCCTCTGACTCGGACAAAGGAGCAGCGGCTCGCATTCGGCAGCGGGATGTGCTGCGACCTGTACGGGTATGGCTCGATGGGTTAGAAATTCACGATTCCCGATTGGCAAGATTCTTGTGCAAAATGATT contains the following coding sequences:
- a CDS encoding EamA family transporter; translated protein: MNSPEFGLFLISILASVAGQFLLKAGALKLGRVNVDNWIGHLLSILSTPELLAGLACYGLGAFAYILLLTRVNLSIAGPAVSLTYIFSVLLGYFIFREAIPLSRAIGLGLIVSGVVLVIWKN
- a CDS encoding Mo-dependent nitrogenase C-terminal domain-containing protein, with the protein product MTSVLQSPYTSEQMAVWIRGLLMVAWADGNFDAEEQKLISSLTQNEIAPTMDLGSIEPITADELAAAFKEDPRGAEDFLRTAVMVAVADGVYSVSEDELLFQFCEALGQQPKALSLLRQTLIPTPESEISSDSDKGAAARIRQRDVLRPVRVWLDGLEIHDSRLARFLCKMIPAQCPFERDVKLFGHKIVHIPPLCKLNPIYEQLVGLRFRALSYLADDCGEDVSPYC